The genomic DNA CGGCAAGCTTCTTCACGATCGCGATCGCCTCCGGCTTCTGCAGATCGAGCGTCAGGCTGCGCTTGTTGCCGTTGATCGCCTGGAACGCCGGTGCCAGCCCGCGCTCGGCCCATTCGCGTGAGAGCGGCGTGCGGCGCATGTCCTCGCCCTCGCGCCGCTCGACCTTGATGACGTCGGCCCCGAGCAGCGCGAGCTGGTAGCTCGCATAGGGGCCGGCCAGCACTTGCGTGAAATCCAGGATCTTCACGCCCTCGAACGGTCGCGTCACGTCGTTCTCCCGATAATTATTGTTCCTGGAGCCGTCAGGCGGCGCGGTTGCCGCGCGCGATCTCCTTCTGCTTGTCGAACTCGGCGCGGCGGCGTGCCAGTTCTTCCGGAGAGAGCTGCGCGACGTTGTTGTAGTCGAGCTTCCAGGAGGCGTCCTCGCTCCAGCGCAGCGGCGACTGCATCGTCGTCTGCGGGCCGCTCGCGGTCTCCAGCAGCTGAAGCGCCAGCTCCAGCGTCTGCGCCTGCGAGGCGACGTCGTGCGGCTTGCCGGCGGAATTGCCGAGCGGGAAGTCGGAGAACAGGAAGCGCGGCGCGGCCGCGTGCTCGATGATGTCCTTGGCGCAACCCATGATCACGGTCGGGATGCCGCCGGCCTCGAGATGCCGCGCCACCAGCGCCGTGGTCTGGTGGCAGACCGGGCAGTTCGGCACCAGCACCGCGACGTCGACCTTATCGGCAAGGCAGCGCGCCAGAATTTCCGGTGCATCGGTGTCGAGCGTGACGCGGTGGCTGCGGTTGGTCGGCGCGCCGAAGAAGCGCGGGGCAACCTCGCCGATCCGGCCCGCCGCGCTCGCCTTCAACAGCTGCGGCAGCGGAAACCAGGTGCCGTTGTCGGTGGCGCTGGTGTGCTTGCGGTCGTAGCCGATATGCGAGATGCGCAGGTCGTGCTCTCTCGACGTGTCGCCGTCATAGACCTGGTAGAACTTCGCGCTGCCATTATAAGCCGCGCCCGGCCCCTGGTCGCCCTTGGCGGGATCGTAGGGCGCGGCGGTGGTGATGATGGTCACGCGCGACTTCGCCAGCGGCTTCTTCAGCGGCTGGAACGGCGCTGCAGTGTAATGCGCCCAGCGATACGCCGTGGTGTAGCCGATCGCCGCGTAATATTCGCGCGTGCGCTGCATGTAGGGGATGGGAGAATCATAGTCGGGCGCAAAGCCGAATTCGTCGTCGCGCGGCGCGGTCATGGGCGCGTCTCCTGGTTCTTGGTTGGCGACAGACTAGAGATAGTTTTGGGGGTGCTCAACAGGGGAGCGGGGCAGCGCAGGGCTGAATTGCATGTGAGGATGCTGCGGCATCGGTGCTGCCACTTACCCTCCCCTGGAGGGGCCCCTCCAGGGGAGGGTAAGAAGCTCACCTGAACACGTGCAGCGCCGCGTATTGCAGCAGCATGATGGCCTTGGCGTCGATGATGCGGCCGTCAGTGATCATCGCCAGGGCCTCGTCGATCGAGAGCTCCAGCACCTCGATGTCCTCGCCCTCGTGCTCGAGGCCGCCGCCGTCGCTGACCCGCATCTCCGGCTCGTACTCGGCGACGAAGAAATGCAGTTTCTCGGTGATGGCGCCCGGGCTCATGAACGCCTCGAACACCTTGTGGACGTGATGCAGGCGATACCCGGTCTCTTCCTCCGCCTCGGCGCGGATGCGCTCCTCGGGCTCGGCATTATCCAAAACGCCGGCGGCCGCCTCGATCAACAGGTCGTCGTAGCCGCGTATGAAGGCCGGCAGGCGGAATTGCTTCACCAGGATCACGGTGCGCCGCGCGAGATTATACGGCAGCACGGCGGCGGCGTTGTCGCGCTCATAGGTCTCGCGATGCTGCGTTTGCCATTCGCCGCTGGCGCGCCGGTACTCGAACGTGGTGTTCTTGAGCGTGGTCCAATTGTTCGAGAGCACGCGGACGTCCTTGATGCGGACGCGGTCGGAAACGGTCATGATCTTCTTCCGGAACTAGGTGGGAGTGCGGCCGTCGAGCCACTTCTGGAACATCACGGAGGTCGATAGCTCGAAGCCCAGCGAGCCGTAGAACGCATTGGCCGCTTCGTTCTCGCGGCGGACCAGGAGCTGCAGCTTCGAAATTCCGGCCGCGCGCAGCCACTCCTCGGCCGCCGCCATGATGAGGCGGCCGAAGCCGCGCTTCTGGCAGTCTGGATCGACCGCGACATAATAGACCCAGCCACGATGGCCATCATGGCCGACCATGATTGTCGCCACGATCGCGCCGCCCTCGCGGCCGATCAGCACGGTGGAATTGTCGCGCCGCCGCGCCAGGGCGATGTCGGCATGCGGATCGTTCCAGGGCCGCGTCAGGCCGCAGCGCTGCCACAGCGCCACCACCGGTTCGACGTCGGCATCGGTGATCGCGGAGATCGCGAGCGCACTCACAGCACCTTCCCCGGATTCATGATGCCCTGCGGATCGAGCATCGCCTTGATCGCGCGCATCAGCTCGATCGCGGTCTTGTCCTTGACGTCGGGCAGCTCGTCGCGCTTGAGCACGCCGATGCCGTGCTCGGCGGAGATCGAGCCGCCCATGCGCAGCACGATCTCGAACACCACGGCGTTCACATCGTGCCAGCGCGCCAAATAATCGGCGGTGTCGGCGCCGACCGGCTGACTGACATTGTAATGCAGATTGCCGTCGCCGAGATG from Bradyrhizobium sp. CCBAU 53351 includes the following:
- a CDS encoding GNAT family acetyltransferase, with translation MSALAISAITDADVEPVVALWQRCGLTRPWNDPHADIALARRRDNSTVLIGREGGAIVATIMVGHDGHRGWVYYVAVDPDCQKRGFGRLIMAAAEEWLRAAGISKLQLLVRRENEAANAFYGSLGFELSTSVMFQKWLDGRTPT
- a CDS encoding NUDIX domain-containing protein, whose translation is MTVSDRVRIKDVRVLSNNWTTLKNTTFEYRRASGEWQTQHRETYERDNAAAVLPYNLARRTVILVKQFRLPAFIRGYDDLLIEAAAGVLDNAEPEERIRAEAEEETGYRLHHVHKVFEAFMSPGAITEKLHFFVAEYEPEMRVSDGGGLEHEGEDIEVLELSIDEALAMITDGRIIDAKAIMLLQYAALHVFR
- a CDS encoding glycine reductase; the protein is MTAPRDDEFGFAPDYDSPIPYMQRTREYYAAIGYTTAYRWAHYTAAPFQPLKKPLAKSRVTIITTAAPYDPAKGDQGPGAAYNGSAKFYQVYDGDTSREHDLRISHIGYDRKHTSATDNGTWFPLPQLLKASAAGRIGEVAPRFFGAPTNRSHRVTLDTDAPEILARCLADKVDVAVLVPNCPVCHQTTALVARHLEAGGIPTVIMGCAKDIIEHAAAPRFLFSDFPLGNSAGKPHDVASQAQTLELALQLLETASGPQTTMQSPLRWSEDASWKLDYNNVAQLSPEELARRRAEFDKQKEIARGNRAA